In one window of Micromonospora cathayae DNA:
- a CDS encoding histidine phosphatase family protein — MGSVATLLLLRHGRTTANAAGGLAGRQPVELDDTGRDQARAVGERLRGLPLAAVVTSPLIRCRQTLELALPDAVPAVEEGLIECGYGEWEGKPLKTLAKDPLWPVVQQHPSAAVFPQGESMAGMAARAVAAVRSWDARLTADHGPEAVWVACSHGDVIKAIVADALGVHLDLFQRIVADPASVTAIRYTPTRPFLLRLNDTGGDLSGLVPPARKRRRRPTRAADSDAAVGGGAGAGR; from the coding sequence GTGGGCAGCGTGGCGACCCTTCTGCTTCTGCGACACGGCCGGACGACCGCGAACGCCGCCGGCGGACTGGCCGGTCGACAACCGGTCGAACTGGACGACACCGGTCGAGACCAGGCGCGGGCGGTGGGGGAGCGGCTGCGGGGCCTGCCGCTGGCCGCCGTGGTGACCAGCCCGCTGATCCGCTGCCGGCAGACCCTGGAACTGGCCCTGCCGGACGCGGTCCCGGCGGTCGAGGAGGGGCTGATCGAGTGCGGGTACGGCGAGTGGGAGGGCAAACCGCTCAAGACGCTGGCGAAGGACCCGCTCTGGCCGGTGGTCCAGCAGCACCCGAGCGCGGCGGTCTTCCCGCAGGGCGAGTCGATGGCCGGGATGGCCGCCCGGGCGGTCGCGGCGGTACGGTCCTGGGACGCCCGGCTGACCGCCGACCACGGCCCCGAGGCGGTCTGGGTGGCGTGCAGCCACGGTGACGTGATCAAGGCCATCGTGGCGGACGCGCTCGGCGTACACCTGGATCTCTTCCAGCGCATCGTGGCGGACCCGGCGTCGGTCACGGCGATCCGCTACACCCCGACCCGGCCGTTCCTGCTGCGGCTGAACGACACCGGTGGCGACCTGTCCGGGCTGGTGCCGCCGGCCCGTAAGCGTCGGCGGCGGCCGACCCGGGCGGCCGACTCGGACGCCGCGGTGGGCGGCGGTGCGGGAGCCGGCCGGTGA
- a CDS encoding PAC2 family protein, which yields MTEFDGLPVLRSPVAIAAFEGWNDAADASTAAVEHLEQVWQARQVAELDPEDFYDFQVSRPTITMAEGATRRVEWPTTRFMVASPEGTERDVVLIRGIEPSMRWRTFCEQVLEICHSLEVERVVLLGALLADVPYTRPLPITGSASDAEAAQRYQLTPTRYDGPTGIVGVLHDACGRAEVDAVSFWVHVPHYANNPPCPKATLALLHRVEEVLDLPVPMADLAEEAAEWEQRVRSAAEQDAELGEYVRELEERVGDAGITPLTGDEIAQEFEKYLRRRGGSAGPTAGSW from the coding sequence GTGACCGAGTTCGACGGGCTGCCGGTGCTGCGCTCACCGGTGGCCATCGCCGCCTTCGAGGGCTGGAACGACGCCGCGGACGCGTCCACCGCCGCGGTCGAACACCTGGAGCAGGTCTGGCAGGCGCGCCAGGTCGCCGAGCTGGACCCGGAGGACTTCTACGACTTCCAGGTCAGCCGGCCGACCATCACGATGGCCGAGGGCGCGACCCGCCGGGTCGAGTGGCCCACCACCCGGTTCATGGTCGCCAGTCCGGAGGGCACCGAGCGGGACGTGGTGCTGATCCGGGGCATCGAGCCGAGCATGCGCTGGCGCACCTTCTGCGAGCAGGTGCTGGAGATCTGCCACAGCCTGGAGGTCGAGCGGGTGGTGCTGCTCGGCGCGCTGCTGGCCGACGTGCCGTACACCCGGCCGTTGCCCATCACCGGCAGCGCGTCGGACGCCGAAGCCGCGCAGCGGTACCAGCTCACCCCCACCCGGTACGACGGGCCGACCGGCATCGTCGGGGTGCTGCACGACGCCTGCGGCCGCGCCGAGGTGGACGCGGTCTCGTTCTGGGTGCACGTGCCGCACTACGCCAACAACCCGCCCTGCCCGAAGGCCACGCTGGCCCTGCTGCACCGGGTCGAGGAGGTGCTCGACCTGCCGGTACCGATGGCCGACCTGGCCGAGGAGGCCGCCGAATGGGAGCAGCGGGTCCGCAGTGCCGCCGAGCAGGACGCCGAACTCGGCGAGTACGTGCGTGAGCTGGAGGAACGGGTCGGCGACGCGGGGATCACCCCGTTGACCGGGGACGAGATCGCCCAGGAGTTCGAGAAGTACCTGCGCCGCCGGGGCGGTTCCGCCGGCCCCACCGCCGGCTCCTGGTAA
- a CDS encoding GntR family transcriptional regulator, whose amino-acid sequence MQINPGAAEFPHRQIAAQLKAQVRRGDWGPGERLPSIPAIAEMFGVAKQTVQRAVDQLRVEGILITKPGSGTYVRGTRRRLNRLSRGRYGGFRGYHTDLAARYRQHLIGVGRAPAPPEVADAFGVPDGTELLVRRHLVRTEDSPVEVGASWFLPADTAGTTLERAEAFGRPLYQEAEEATGRRYATATDTISARQPSREEAETLQIRPDTPVLHLLHVAYDGARKPIEVAQATWPGPMTTLTEEYRIPGPAPEPDPDPGLMLG is encoded by the coding sequence ATGCAGATCAATCCGGGAGCCGCCGAGTTCCCGCACCGCCAGATCGCCGCGCAACTGAAGGCACAGGTGCGGCGCGGGGACTGGGGACCCGGCGAGCGGCTTCCGTCCATCCCGGCCATCGCCGAGATGTTCGGAGTGGCCAAGCAGACCGTGCAACGCGCCGTGGACCAGCTCCGGGTAGAGGGGATCCTGATCACCAAACCTGGCTCCGGTACGTACGTCCGGGGCACCCGGCGGCGACTCAACCGGCTCTCCCGGGGCCGGTACGGTGGCTTCCGGGGCTACCACACCGACCTGGCCGCCCGGTACCGGCAGCACCTGATCGGGGTGGGCCGCGCCCCCGCCCCACCCGAGGTCGCCGACGCCTTCGGCGTGCCGGACGGCACCGAGCTGCTGGTCCGGCGGCACCTGGTCCGCACCGAGGACTCCCCGGTCGAGGTCGGCGCGTCCTGGTTCCTGCCGGCCGACACCGCCGGCACCACCCTGGAACGCGCCGAGGCGTTCGGCCGCCCGCTGTACCAGGAGGCGGAGGAGGCGACCGGGCGGCGGTACGCCACCGCCACCGACACGATCAGTGCCCGCCAACCCAGCCGCGAGGAGGCCGAGACGCTCCAGATCCGGCCGGACACCCCCGTACTGCACCTGCTGCACGTCGCCTACGACGGCGCGCGCAAGCCGATCGAGGTGGCCCAGGCGACGTGGCCGGGACCGATGACCACGTTGACCGAGGAGTACCGGATTCCCGGACCGGCCCCGGAGCCCGACCCGGACCCGGGGCTCATGCTCGGCTGA
- a CDS encoding DUF3090 domain-containing protein, giving the protein MTHQVHSFEPPERFVAGTVGPPGERTFFLQARGGGRVVSVALEKVQVSLLAEKLEELLTEAQRRFGVELPELPPAGAADNDPLDTPVDEEFRVGTLGLAFDVDTTTVVIEAIAAGEAETEVELDDDDDDDDEVPEPDDDLDRLRVRLTPQETRRFIERARRVVNAGRPPCPLCGQPLDPAGHLCPRHNGYHR; this is encoded by the coding sequence ATGACACACCAGGTGCACTCCTTCGAACCGCCCGAGCGGTTCGTCGCGGGGACCGTGGGGCCGCCGGGGGAGCGCACGTTCTTCCTCCAGGCGCGCGGCGGCGGCCGGGTGGTCAGCGTCGCGCTGGAGAAGGTCCAGGTCTCCCTGCTCGCCGAGAAGCTGGAAGAGCTGCTCACCGAGGCGCAGCGCCGGTTCGGCGTCGAGCTGCCCGAGCTGCCGCCCGCCGGTGCGGCCGACAACGACCCGTTGGACACGCCGGTGGACGAGGAGTTCCGGGTCGGCACCCTGGGCCTCGCCTTCGACGTGGACACCACCACCGTGGTGATCGAGGCGATCGCCGCCGGTGAGGCGGAGACCGAGGTCGAGCTGGACGATGACGACGACGATGACGACGAGGTGCCCGAGCCGGACGACGACCTGGACCGGCTCCGGGTCCGGCTCACCCCCCAGGAGACCCGTCGGTTCATCGAGCGGGCCCGCCGGGTGGTGAACGCCGGCCGGCCGCCCTGCCCGCTCTGCGGCCAGCCGCTCGACCCCGCCGGTCACCTCTGCCCCCGGCACAACGGCTACCACCGGTGA
- the mshC gene encoding cysteine--1-D-myo-inosityl 2-amino-2-deoxy-alpha-D-glucopyranoside ligase has protein sequence MESWTGHEVPRLPGRGEPLTLFDSARRAVHPSAPEGTATMYVCGITPYDATHLGHAATMITFDLVQRMWRDAGRSVDYVQNVTDIDDPLLERAERDGEDWKVLAMRETALFREDMEALRIIPPAHYVGAVESIPDIADRVGELLKDGAAYRLDDGTGDVYFDIAAAPRFGYESNLSRAEMLEIFPERGGDPQRAGKRDPLDPLLWRGARDGEPSWPGGDLGPGRPGWHIECTVIALNLLGDRIDVQGGGNDLIFPHHECSAAHAERLTGRAPFAAHYVHAGMIGLDGEKMSKSRGNLVFVSRLRADRVDPMAVRLALMAGHYRSDRSWTDELLAAGQARLDRWRRAAAAPAGPSGAVLLAGVRSRLADDLDTAGALALVDRWAEDTLAGAGDDRDAPHLVADTVDALLGIRL, from the coding sequence ATGGAGTCATGGACGGGCCACGAGGTGCCACGGCTGCCGGGTCGGGGCGAGCCGTTGACGTTGTTCGACTCGGCGCGGCGCGCCGTTCACCCGAGTGCGCCGGAGGGCACCGCGACCATGTACGTCTGCGGGATCACCCCGTACGACGCGACCCACCTCGGGCACGCCGCCACCATGATCACCTTTGATCTCGTCCAGCGGATGTGGCGGGACGCCGGCCGGTCGGTCGACTACGTGCAGAACGTCACCGACATCGACGATCCGCTGCTGGAGCGGGCCGAGCGCGACGGCGAGGACTGGAAGGTCCTGGCGATGCGCGAGACCGCGCTGTTCCGGGAGGACATGGAGGCCCTGCGGATCATCCCGCCAGCGCACTACGTCGGTGCCGTCGAGTCCATTCCGGACATCGCCGACCGGGTGGGGGAGCTGCTCAAGGACGGCGCGGCGTACCGGCTGGACGACGGCACCGGCGACGTGTACTTCGACATCGCCGCCGCGCCCCGGTTCGGCTACGAGTCCAACCTCTCCCGGGCGGAGATGCTGGAGATCTTCCCGGAGCGGGGCGGGGACCCGCAGCGGGCCGGCAAGCGGGACCCGCTCGACCCGCTGCTGTGGCGGGGCGCCCGGGACGGGGAACCCTCCTGGCCGGGCGGCGACCTGGGCCCCGGCCGGCCGGGCTGGCACATCGAGTGCACGGTGATCGCGCTGAACCTGCTCGGTGACCGGATCGACGTGCAGGGCGGCGGCAACGACCTGATCTTCCCGCACCACGAGTGTTCGGCCGCGCACGCCGAGCGGCTCACCGGCCGGGCCCCGTTCGCCGCGCACTACGTGCACGCCGGCATGATCGGGCTGGACGGCGAGAAGATGTCCAAGTCCCGGGGGAACCTGGTCTTCGTGTCCCGGCTGCGGGCCGACCGGGTCGATCCGATGGCGGTGCGGCTGGCCCTGATGGCCGGGCACTACCGCAGCGACCGGTCCTGGACCGACGAGCTGCTCGCCGCCGGCCAGGCCCGGCTGGACCGCTGGCGCCGGGCCGCCGCCGCGCCCGCCGGGCCGTCCGGGGCCGTGCTGCTGGCCGGGGTACGCTCCCGGCTCGCCGACGACCTGGACACCGCGGGGGCGCTGGCGCTGGTCGACCGGTGGGCCGAGGACACCCTGGCCGGGGCGGGCGACGACCGGGACGCGCCCCACCTGGTCGCCGACACCGTGGACGCCCTGCTCGGCATCCGGCTCTGA
- a CDS encoding DivIVA domain-containing protein produces MPHLTPADVHNVAFRKPSLGKRGYDEEEVDAFLDAVEQTIAALTAEVASLRAQLGHGAAPGTDPTAGAVPGAVAAELRQIKDRLARLEATVAGSAGSWPRTSDPLFGEHR; encoded by the coding sequence ATGCCCCACCTCACCCCCGCCGACGTGCACAACGTCGCGTTCCGCAAGCCCTCGCTCGGCAAGCGCGGCTACGACGAGGAGGAGGTGGACGCGTTCCTCGACGCCGTCGAACAGACCATCGCCGCGCTGACCGCCGAGGTCGCGTCACTGCGTGCCCAACTGGGGCACGGAGCGGCTCCGGGCACCGACCCGACAGCCGGAGCGGTGCCGGGAGCGGTCGCGGCGGAACTCAGGCAGATCAAGGACCGGCTCGCCCGGCTGGAGGCCACCGTGGCCGGATCGGCGGGCTCCTGGCCCCGCACCAGCGACCCGCTCTTCGGCGAGCACCGGTAG
- a CDS encoding SCO1664 family protein: MTLSQLRPGEAESAALRLLREGEFALEGRLVDASNTTLRGTLTLDGATVRCVYKPVRGERPLWDFPDGTLAGREVAAYLVSRASGWDLVPPTVLRDGPFGPGSCQLWIDEPDDAEPLVAFVPADAVPPRWFPVAAARDEDGTAYALAHADDPRLARLAVLDAVLNNADRKGGHVLLGPDDRIYGVDHGVTFHVEDKLRTVLWGWSGRRLPPDAVDMLDALAPQVDGALGDELAEHLTATEIRRLAARIAALRGTGRFPRPSEDWPAMPWPPI, translated from the coding sequence GTGACGTTGTCGCAGCTCCGGCCGGGCGAGGCGGAGAGCGCCGCGCTGCGGCTGCTCCGCGAGGGCGAGTTCGCCCTGGAAGGCCGGCTGGTGGACGCGTCCAACACGACGCTGCGCGGCACGCTGACCCTGGACGGGGCGACGGTGCGCTGCGTCTACAAACCGGTCCGGGGTGAGCGCCCGCTCTGGGACTTCCCGGACGGCACCCTCGCCGGCCGGGAGGTCGCCGCCTACCTGGTCTCCCGGGCCAGCGGCTGGGATCTGGTCCCGCCGACGGTGCTGCGGGACGGCCCGTTCGGGCCCGGCTCCTGCCAGCTCTGGATCGACGAGCCGGACGACGCCGAGCCGCTGGTCGCGTTCGTGCCGGCGGACGCGGTGCCACCACGCTGGTTTCCGGTGGCCGCCGCCCGGGACGAGGACGGCACCGCGTACGCGCTGGCCCACGCCGACGATCCCCGGCTGGCCCGGCTGGCGGTGCTGGACGCGGTGCTGAACAACGCCGACCGCAAGGGCGGGCACGTGCTGCTCGGCCCGGACGACCGGATCTACGGGGTGGACCACGGCGTCACCTTCCACGTGGAGGACAAGCTGCGTACCGTGCTGTGGGGCTGGTCGGGGCGGCGGCTGCCGCCGGACGCGGTCGACATGCTCGACGCGCTTGCCCCCCAGGTCGACGGGGCGCTCGGCGACGAACTGGCCGAGCACCTGACCGCGACCGAGATCCGCCGGCTGGCCGCCCGGATCGCGGCGCTGCGCGGGACCGGTCGTTTCCCGCGACCGTCGGAGGACTGGCCGGCGATGCCCTGGCCACCCATCTGA